A DNA window from Brassica napus cultivar Da-Ae chromosome C1, Da-Ae, whole genome shotgun sequence contains the following coding sequences:
- the LOC106376107 gene encoding CBS domain-containing protein CBSX5, with protein sequence MALSLLSYDVTDLCLGKPPLRCLSASSSSVSDAIAALKSSEDPFLSVWDCNHDHDDVAECECLGKISMTDVICHLSKDEVHTLSALNSPVSVLLPTTRSLVLHVQPSCSLVEAIDLIIQGAHNLIVPIQTKTTTKKRQQNDNVSHTTTTHSNGQRFCWITQEDIVRFLLGCIAAFSPLPSMSISDLGIINSSHAILAVDYNSSASAVVAAISRALADQTSVAVVDNEGDDSMMYLIGEISPMTLTCCDETAAAAVATLSAGYLMEYLDGVNPPESLVQEVRDRLESKGQMGLLSLLDSLSLSSSPTSGYSSDEESPARSFGRSMSISTRMARKAEAVVCNPKSSLMAVMIQAITHRTNYTWVIDKDGCFVGMVTFVDILKVFRKFL encoded by the exons ATGGCACTATCTCTTCTCTCATACGACGTTACTGACCTCTGTCTCGGCAAGCCTCCTCTCCGTTGCCTCTCCGCCTCTTCCTCCTCCGTATCCGACGCCATCGCTGCCCTCAAATCCTCTgaagatcctttcctctccgtcTGGGACTGCAATCACGACCATGATGATGTGGCAGAGTGCGAGTGTCTGGGAAAGATATCAATGACTGACGTCATCTGCCACTTGTCCAAAGACGAAGTCCACACACTCTCTGCCTTAAACTCACCTGTCTCTGTTCTTCTCCCGACAACTCGCTCCTTAGTCCTCCATGTTCAACCCTCCTGCAG CTTAGTTGAAGCCATTGATCTGATAATCCAAGGAGCACATAATCTGATTGTCCCGATCCAGACAAAGACCACCACCAAGAAGAGACAGCAAAACGACAACGTTTCACACACCACCACCACCCACTCGAACGGACAAAGATTCTGCTGGATCACACAAGAAGATATCGTACGCTTCCTCCTCGGGTGCATCGCCGCGTTCTCCCCTCTACCTTCGATGTCAATCTCCGATCTCGGCATCATCAACAGCTCACACGCAATTCTCGCCGTCGACTACAACTCCTCAGCCTCCGCCGTCGTCGCCGCCATCTCCCGCGCTCTCGCCGACCAAACCTCCGTCGCGGTGGTCGACAACGAAGGAGATGACTCAATGATGTACCTGATCGGAGAAATCTCTCCGATGACGCTAACTTGCTGCGACGAGACAGCTGCGGCGGCGGTGGCGACGCTCTCCGCCGGGTACTTGATGGAGTACTTAGACGGTGTGAATCCACCGGAGAGTCTCGTCCAGGAAGTGAGAGACCGTCTGGAGAGCAAAGGACAGATGGGTTTGCTCTCGCTTTTGGATTCTCTCTCGCTCTCGTCGTCGCCGACGTCGGGGTACTCTTCGGATGAAGAGTCTCCGGCGAGGTCGTTTGGGAGGTCGATGAGTATATCGACGAGAATGGCGAGGAAGGCGGAGGCGGTAGTGTGTAATCCGAAGAGCTCGTTGATGGCGGTGATGATTCAGGCGATTACTCACCGTACGAACTACACGTGGGTGATTGACAAGGATGGCTGTTTTGTTGGCATGGTTACTTTTGTTGATATCTTAAAAGTTTTTAGGAAATTTTTGtag